One Epidermidibacterium keratini DNA segment encodes these proteins:
- a CDS encoding lipoyl protein ligase domain-containing protein has protein sequence MSAQTRRGEYKVPGGKLVAADVEVADGRIARVHISGDFFLEPDEALEDLNASLAGLPESASVQTMSERLDEALGDAHMVGFTPASVAIAVRRALGFATGWDDHTFEIMHPGPLEPEMHLALDQVLTEDVASGARPPTLRIWEWASPAVIIGSFQSLRNEVDLDEAAKEGVRVVRRISGGGAMFVEPGNAVTYSLYVPASLVEGLSFEQSYAFLDDWVLGGLKSVGIDAFYKPLNDISSPLGKIGGAAQKRVVGGGVLHHVTMSYDMDAEKMTRILRIGREKLSDKGTTSAKKRVDPLRSQTGMDREDIIEALLAHFRERYRTVDGEISAEEWARAEQLVQTKFADPEWTARIP, from the coding sequence ATGAGCGCGCAGACCCGGCGAGGCGAGTACAAGGTTCCAGGCGGCAAGCTCGTCGCTGCGGATGTCGAGGTCGCTGACGGGAGGATCGCGCGCGTCCACATCAGTGGCGACTTCTTCCTCGAGCCGGACGAGGCGCTCGAGGATCTCAACGCCTCACTCGCCGGGCTGCCCGAGAGCGCCTCTGTGCAGACGATGTCCGAGCGTCTGGACGAGGCGCTCGGTGACGCGCACATGGTGGGCTTCACGCCCGCGTCCGTGGCGATCGCCGTACGGCGGGCCCTCGGCTTCGCGACCGGATGGGACGACCACACGTTCGAGATCATGCACCCCGGTCCGCTCGAGCCGGAGATGCATCTTGCGCTCGACCAGGTGCTGACCGAGGACGTCGCCTCCGGCGCGCGCCCTCCGACGCTTCGCATCTGGGAGTGGGCCTCGCCCGCGGTCATCATCGGCTCGTTCCAGTCACTGCGCAACGAGGTCGACCTCGACGAGGCCGCCAAGGAAGGAGTCCGCGTCGTACGCCGCATCTCCGGCGGCGGCGCGATGTTTGTCGAGCCGGGCAACGCAGTTACCTACTCGCTCTACGTGCCGGCCTCCCTTGTCGAAGGTTTGAGCTTCGAGCAGTCGTACGCGTTCTTGGATGACTGGGTGCTCGGCGGCTTGAAGTCGGTCGGTATCGATGCGTTCTACAAGCCGCTCAATGACATCTCCTCGCCGCTAGGCAAGATCGGCGGTGCAGCGCAGAAGCGAGTGGTCGGTGGCGGCGTACTCCATCACGTCACGATGTCCTACGACATGGACGCCGAGAAGATGACGCGCATCCTGCGGATCGGCCGCGAGAAGCTCAGCGACAAAGGCACGACCTCAGCCAAGAAGCGCGTCGATCCGCTGCGCAGCCAGACTGGCATGGACCGCGAGGACATCATCGAGGCGTTGCTTGCCCACTTCCGCGAGCGCTATCGCACGGTCGACGGCGAGATCTCCGCTGAGGAGTGGGCGCGCGCGGAGCAGCTGGTGCAGACGAAGTTCGCCGATCCCGAGTGGACCGCACGCATCCCGTAG